The Primulina huaijiensis isolate GDHJ02 chromosome 10, ASM1229523v2, whole genome shotgun sequence region aattagcgacggaaatcatgattatgaaccgtcgctaaacgtagcgacggaatttattgagacttaaaccgtcgctaattcaaaattagggACGGTTTTgaataaatccgtcgctaatattatttgcgacggtttcttAATTCGACCTACCataacggataaaaaccgttgtcgttgaacggactttcaacagcaccctcagttacaacagttttagaaaggctacgacaacggataaaatccgttgtcgaatGCCGTTTTTTGTGTAGTGAAAGAAACTGGACATGGATTACTCAACTCCACTCAAAGTAACAAACAAATTCAGGTAATATTCTTTCACAACAAGCCCAAATAATTGACCAAGAATCAGATAATAGAATATAATATTCAAGAGAGGCACGAAAGTTACCGAGGGCTGTAGAGGATAAAGGACCCTATAGGGAGTAGCTTGAGCAGAAACAATCGAGGGGAGATCTAGACTGGCCATATTAGTCGAGGAACCATAGCTCCCATTGAGGATAGCGACCATTTCTATTTCAAGAGACGAATGGAAACCCGATTGGACTCCGGTGTAGAATCCAGAAATAACCGCAAATGGGTTAGGAATAGAAGCAGAACCTGCGAATGTCACAGGCGGTGAAGTAGAAACAACGATGTTGGAGGAATCGGCGCTCGATTCAGGGAGATTGAAGAAGGAGAAGAGAGCAACCATGCAAGGATAAGAAAATTATATGGAAGGTTGGAAACTAAGGCTTTTGATTTGAGGGATTGAAGCTTGGATTTTACCCGAGAgagaaaaaatggaaaaaatcgATGAGCGGGAGATGTCTATTTTCGACTTAAAATTCAATGGAGGAATGGAATTGGGATACTCGACCCATGGCCCATGAAAAACGTGagaaatcataatatatttcaaatcacTGCGAAACTTCCTAAATGAATGTGCAAACGTGCATGGCTTCTAATGCTACACAAAAAAAGTAGTAGAAAACTTGCATTTGGTCTGCTACGAATGTCATAATAGCTTGTGGGGATGGAACAACACACACAATTCTAAAGTTATGTCGGAGGAAATTAACCTTTGCATATATGGTAGCTTTCTTTCATGTTTTCTTGCCCAACATGATTGTGGGTGAGAATTGGAAAAATTATCCACTTTCAAAAAACAAATGAAGATAAAGGACTTGCTTTCTAGTTCTTTTCTAGCTAGTGCTTTTATTAAAGTTTACCACTTTCATATTTGTAATTTTGATTGCGTAATCAAATAAGAGTGTAATCGTGAGCCATGCATGCATCTAGAACACACATGCACCGACATTAAATTGTATTCCAAAGTCTTaaaattttacttgtttactGCAAACATGGTTAAGTTGTTTATTTACATTGGGACACGTCATATTTTTtatcacaaaaaattttgtgagatggtctcacgggtcaattttgtgatattaatattatatttaggtcattcatgaaaaagtattatttttatgtcaaaattattacttgATATTGTGAATATGGACAGGACTGACTCGTTtcacgaataaaaatatgtaagaCAGACTTACATTACacctacattttttttttattcttacaTTGGGGTGGGATTTTCTCTTTAACTTGGGTTTGAACCCAGCTTTCTACCTTATTGGGATTGTTAATGTCATCGTCACACCACCAAGGAATTGTGACATTAGAGATATGTTATTTATATAAGACAAATCGTTAAAAACGTTTcactttaattttataaaaaagattctatttctaaaatttcaatctcaacaataaaaaaatatattgaatgcggataaagaaaaaaaatttttagcTCCCCTTCCCAACAGGGAGTTCGAGTTGTCAGGAGTTCGATTCTGCTCAACATTTTCTCGGATGAACTTGTGATACATGTTGAGGAAAAACCCATAAATCGCAGAATTCATCATgttaaatcattaagaatttgactgaaaacttaagcgggAGCGTACCTGAAGCCatatttctgaattttttaaaaCGTGCCTTGATCTTCTAGATATACGCGCTCTTTCCTTGAGAGAGTCCTTTAGTTTTCTCTTcaaaactattttcttaatggggGAGAAAATAGTGAAGTGATAACGCGAGATCTGGGGACCATgacccatatatatagataatattatcattatcttctgatatttctgttttagcacatcataaaaacagaaattacacttatttctctacacattaaaggcccaacaacctatcagatacattaaagcccaataacccgaaaccttagttgatcactttattttgagcttaacttaatagacaactcacaacacataattattcacatataagcccatataaataaaattgatccaaaaATCTCTCACTTGGGCTATATGTGCaaccttataattatgtttgtgaaaataacCTTATGAGCTCAAAATTGTTGTCATTCCGAAATGTATCTATAACCAATCTGGTCCATCAATCACATCAACATAAGATCAGAGCAGTCTTCGCTACACTCAAGGTAGCTAGACCCATCAATGGTCACATATGCCAACACAACTGAATGACATGGATCATGAAGTGGATGTGTACCATGAAAATTTCATGCAATGTGACCGTAACATGCCTATTTCCAACTGGTCTTCCCTTAACCTTATTGAGATCAAACTTAAAACCATAATCAGAGTGTGAGttaacttgaaatttattgctgcagaaaataaatttacatgaCTGTAACTGAAAATGTCTACAATtgaaaagcatttaaaataacaaactccCACTAAAACTGAATTTCCTCAATTGACATAACACCCATACTAGCAGTGTGCTCATGAAACTGTTTGGGTGGCAGTCCCTTAGTAAGCGGATCCGCAACCATGGAGTTTGTACCGATATGCTCAGTATACAACTTTCCACTCTGAATTCTTTCTTTAACAACCAGAAACTTGATGTCAATATGTTTTGACTTGTCGAGCTCCTGTTGTTATAGGAATACATAACTGCTGATTTATTGTCACAATGTAATCTTAGTGGCCTTTCAATGCCATCAACAATGCGCAGTCCCGTGACAAAATTTTGCAGCTATAGTCCATGATTGGATGTCTCATAACACGCTACAAACTCAGCTGCCATGGTGGAAGAAGCTATAAGAGACTGTTTAGCACTCTTCAAGAAAATGGCACCTCCAGCAATGAGATAGATGTAGCCCGACGTAGATTTCATACTATCTTGGCATCCAGCAAAATCGGAGTCAGTATACCCAATGATCTCAAGCTGATCCGACCTCTGATATATGAGCATATAATCTTTTGTTCTCTGTAGGTACCGTAAAACCCTTTTGACTGCTTTCCAATGTTCCACTCCCAGATTACTTAAATATCGTCCCAACATTCCTGTCACGTACGCAATATCTGGACGTGtacaaacctgagcatacatcagACTCCCCACTGCAGATGAATAGGGAATCTTCTGCATTTCCTTTTCCTGAAAATCATTTTTTGGGCATTGTTTGAGACTAAATTTGTCTCCCTTAGCTACAGAGGTATCCGTTGGTTTGCAATCTTGCATCCCATATTGCTTGAGAACTTTATCGATATAGCCTTTCTGAGATAATCTAAGAATACCTCGAGAGCGATCCCGATGTATCTGAATACCTAGTACAAAAGATGCATCACCaagatctttcatctcaaaattcttaGCTAGAAATCTCTTGGTGTCATGCAACAACTCTATATCGTTGCTAGCGAgcagaatgtcatcaacatataaaaccaaacaaatatGCTTACTCCCTCTGAACTTATGGTACACACAATCATCGACCAAATTCATCTCGAAACCAAACGagatgatcacttgatgaaatttgaaataccaTTGTCGAGATGCCTACTTGAGCCCATAGATGGATTTCTTTAATTTGCAAACcatattatttgtgcctttggACACAAAATTTTCTGGCTGCACCATATAAATCATTTCATCAATGTCACCATTtagaaacgcagtctttacatccatctgatgaaGCTCAAGATCGAAATACGTCACCGAAGCCATTATAATCCTTAAAGAGTCTTTCGAAGAAACCGGAGAGAAAATCTCTTTAtaatcaatgccttctttctgtgTAAAGCCTTTAGCGACAAGACGAGTCTTATATCTTTCCACATTGCCTTTCGAATCCCTCTTGGTTTTAAATATCCATTTACAACCAATGGGCTTCGTACCTTTAGGCAATGAGACAAGATCCCATACGTCATTGTCTTTCATGGACTTTATCTTCTCATTCATGGCATCATTCCACTTTTGAGAGTTAGAACTTTCCATGGCTTGACGGAAGTTAATAGGATCATCCTCCATCAATCCAATGTCTGCCTCACATTCTTGAAGGAATACAATGTAATCATCTGGCACTGCATTTCTCCGCTCTTTAGTGGATATCCTTAATAGCATAGGTTCTGGAGGTGCTTGAGTTTTTTCATATGGAATGGGAGGATCTCTAATATTATATTCCTGTATTGTGTCTTGGTCAAAGTGAGGAATGTAATCCTGATCAATTTCCAAGACACATGTGGGAATATTTACATATTCTTCTTCAAAGACAATATCTCTTACTATATCTCCCCCCGCAAACTCAACATCCTCAAAGAACAGGGCATTTCCTGACTCAAAATTCGACTTACTTGTGGGATCATAAAACTTGTACCCCTGGATCTTTCAAAGTATCCAATAAAATAACAACTAACCGTTCTTGAGTCTAGTTTCTTTTCATTAGGCTTGTAAGTCCTTGCATCAGCTGGACATCCCCAAACGTGCAGATGCTTAAGACTGGGCTTTTTACCCGTCCAAAGTTCATAAGGAGTTTTGGTCGCTGCCTTAGTTGGAACCCTGTTAAGGATATATGTTGTGGATTTTAGTGCTTCTCCCCAGAGTGATTCTGGTAAGGTAGAATGACTGATCATACTCCCCACCATGTCCTTAAGCGTTCTTTTTCGTCTTTCAGCAACACCATTCATAGTGGGCGAACCCGGCATAATGTACAGTGGGACGATACCGCATTCCTCTAAGAATCTGGCAAAAGGTCCTGGACGTTGTTCACCTGAACCGTCATATCTACCATAGTATTCACCACCACGGTCAGATCTAACGCTTTTAATCTTTAAgccaagttgattttcaacttcagctTTATAGCTTTTGAACACATCCAATGACAGTGCCTTTTCATGAATGAGATAAATGAAGCcatatcttgaaaaatcgtCTGTGAACGTTAAAATACTGTTGACCATTCCAAGAAGCCGAAGGaaatggtccacaaatatcagtaTGTATAAGTTCTAAGACGTCTGAACACCTTTTGGCTTCAAATCTCCGTTTGTTGGTTTGTTTTCCCTTTATACAAttaacacaattattaaaatctgTGTAATCTAAAGGTTCGAGAATTTTGTCTGACACAAGTCTCCTTATTCTCTTTTCAGAGATATGACCTAGTCTTTTGTGCCATAACGCAGCTGAATTCTCACTggttaattttcttttagtgtCTCTACTTGTTTGCAGGGtttcattaaatgaagcaataacatCCAAAGAATAAATATTATCGTATCTTGATAAAGAACCAGAACCAACCAATTTTGAATCGAAAAACAAACTGAATATTCCATTtccaaaagaacaagaataaccaCATTTGTCCAATGCAgaaatgaaaatcaaatttcatcTAAAAGACGGTATAACAAATGTTTCATAAAGATCCAAATATATTCTAGTCTTTAAcaataatctaaattttcatattGCATCAACTTCAACTTTGTTGCCGTCACCAACATAGATGAATCTTTCAGCATCACTTGGTTTTCAGCAATCCAGGGAACCCTGCATAGACACACTGATGTTAGTTGTTGCACCAGAATCTATCCACCACGTGTGTCTAGGAACTGAAGTTTAATTAAACTCAGAACAAACCATATTCAGAAGCATACCTTTCTTAGCACGCCAAGCGTGATAATTACTGCAATGCTTCTTCATATGCCCATCACTGccacagaaaaaaaaaactagaactTTGAGAATCACTACGATTCTTTTGTTGTTTCTTCGGAGGCTGTGTATCCGCAGCTTCCTTATCCttccttttttttcctttatccTTCGAGGTAGAGACATAATGAGCACTTTCTGTCTTGTCTTGCTTCAACCTTTTCTCTTCCTGGACGCAGTGCGAGATGAGCTCATTCAGAGACCAAGTCTCTTTCTGACAGTTATAACTCACCTTGAACTGGTTAAACTGAGGAGGAAGAGATAACAAAACCAGATGCACTAGCAAGTCATCAGCGAGGTCAAGCTTCAGTGATTTTAACCTTGAAGCAAGATGAGACATTCCATAATGTACTCCCTGATGTTGCCCTTACCTCTGTACCTCATTGAAACGAGGCTTGCCAAAAGTGTAAAAATTTCAGACTTCTCACTTTTAGCAAACCTCTTTTCGAGGTCTTGAAGGAAAGCCTTAGCCGTAGCAATGTCGCTAGACATTGTGCCCCTGAATGTTTCTGGAATGGCCCTCTTCATGATCATCATACACATGCAATTCGATCTCTCCTACCTTTCAAACTCCCTCTTTTCATCAGAGGTACTCTTATCCGTAATGGCGGGAGGAGAGTTAACCTTTATCGCAAGGTCCAAATCCATTACTCCGAGAACTATCAATAAATTCTGTTgtcatgatttaaaattagagcCATTTAACATAGGAATATAATTtttgttggaatgaatatttgcaGGAGTCAAATCTGAACAGAGAACAAAAAACCAAATATACATGCTCaaccaaatatccaaataaaataatcaataaattcaaataatgtaaaCCCCCATAAACAGAATATCGAGCACTCCATTAATGTTTCATCTTTGGACAAAAGATTAACTTATAAGTTGTTAGACTTAACTTAATTGTGGCAATGAGGATCAAAACCGGCAGGACACTAGTTAAATCAGtaggcaatataaaagcagaAATCTTCATCTCACTAAACCAGAAGCATAACTAAGCTTAAACGGAttagaaaaccagaagcagaactaagCTTAAACGGATTtgaaaaccagaagcagaactcagTCTAAACTGGagtaacttaacgtcttttGTGCAAACAGAACTAGTTttgaatgttaccgttactttaccgagtactagcattaattgcaccattaaatATTGTACGAAGTTatttattacgtcttaccaAATTTAGTATGAAAACAATACTGACTGTGTCAAAGCTTTCTGCAGGACATTTTTCAAGTATTAAAGCTGATTTTATCAGAAGTCTAAGAAACCGTTTTGCATATAGACGTTGGGTGCTagacttctataaatatacaagaacgACGTCGATAATAAAAGAGACAACACCGATTACATTCTTTACGAACATCAATTTGAGCACTCAGAACGACTCATCTTATTCAAGGCTCAATATACAGAAAAGTATCACACGCTTCATAGCATATATCTGATCTGTTgagatcatcttgtgcagctgtTTCTCACACTCTTCAAGCTGTTCATATTACTCATCTTTTGTtaagaagagtttgtaatctgaAAAGAGTCTTTTTCAGAACCTTGTCATAATTACTTGCATTGTGTTGCgaagctaagagtttcagtaggcaaagggtaagtcctgctgaagtgggggtatacaagtgttgtactgtaaaatccaaagtattttagtgataccttctggaaacagaagaaggggagacgtagaagatttatcttcgaacttccataaacaatcattgtctactgcctactgtttttatcattttcacccCTCAAACCATCATatcgtttccgcactattttgtgatttgttggttatatatttgtacaagatcagctacaatctctaacaggattttaACACCCTTTGAAAAAGAGATAAACAAATGAttgagtttattcacccccctttAAACTCaatatcgatccccaacaagtggtatcagagcatgctATTCTTGTATTGAAAATTTATAACAGATATGACACATTTCAGCAAAGTTCctatgttctcaaa contains the following coding sequences:
- the LOC140985919 gene encoding secreted RxLR effector protein 161-like translates to MNLVDDCVYHKFRGSKHICLVLYVDDILLASNDIELLHDTKRFLAKNFEMKDLGDASFVLGIQIHRDRSRGILRLSQKGYIDKVLKQYGMQDCKPTDTSVAKGDKFSLKQCPKNDFQEKEMQKIPYSSAVGSLMYAQVCTRPDIAYVTGMLGRYLSNLGVEHWKAVKRVLRYLQRTKDYMLIYQRSDQLEIIGYTDSDFAGCQDSMKSTSGYIYLIAGGAIFLKSAKQSLIASSTMAAEFVACYETSNHGL